One region of Streptomyces subrutilus genomic DNA includes:
- a CDS encoding lysophospholipid acyltransferase family protein, translated as MSVWLPTSPCTPEACAGHEGSTASAPLAVLRLTAAVLLVLAGILGAPPVRLLPARPRHAVVRAWSAALVRAFGIRITVHGSPGRGGGRLIVANHISWLDIPLVAAVLPCRMLAKSDIRSWPVLGRLAGRAGTLFIERERIRALPATVEALTRALLDGDRVTVFPEGSTWCGRAQGAFRRAAFQSALDARVPVQPVRLAYLRCDGDTAGEPAFVGDDPLTASLWRIARARGVRAEVTLLPRIPPGRHADRRDLAAAAQTAITPASSLPGIPAQRSAPPATDRDRAKRPAASVHHWTNSSPAEASSLRTPS; from the coding sequence ATGAGCGTCTGGCTGCCCACCTCGCCCTGCACCCCCGAGGCCTGCGCCGGCCACGAGGGGAGCACGGCGAGCGCCCCGCTCGCGGTGCTCCGGCTCACCGCCGCCGTCCTGCTGGTCCTCGCCGGGATCCTCGGCGCCCCACCGGTACGGCTCCTGCCGGCCAGGCCCCGGCACGCGGTGGTGCGGGCCTGGTCGGCCGCGCTGGTCAGGGCGTTCGGTATCCGGATCACCGTGCACGGCAGCCCCGGCCGGGGCGGCGGCCGCCTGATCGTCGCCAACCACATCTCCTGGCTGGACATCCCGCTCGTCGCCGCCGTCCTGCCCTGCCGGATGCTCGCCAAGAGCGACATCCGGTCCTGGCCGGTCCTGGGCCGCCTCGCCGGACGCGCCGGGACCCTGTTCATCGAACGCGAGCGGATCCGCGCCCTGCCGGCCACCGTCGAGGCCCTCACGCGCGCGCTGCTGGACGGCGACCGGGTCACCGTCTTCCCCGAGGGCTCCACCTGGTGCGGGCGCGCCCAGGGCGCCTTCCGCAGGGCGGCCTTCCAATCGGCCCTGGACGCGCGGGTCCCGGTACAGCCCGTCCGGCTCGCCTACCTGCGGTGCGACGGGGACACGGCCGGGGAGCCCGCCTTCGTCGGGGACGACCCGCTGACCGCCTCGCTCTGGCGGATCGCGCGGGCCCGCGGGGTGCGGGCCGAGGTCACGCTGCTGCCGCGGATCCCGCCGGGCCGGCACGCCGACCGGCGGGACCTCGCGGCCGCGGCTCAGACGGCGATCACCCCCGCCTCATCCCTGCCCGGCATCCCGGCTCAGCGCTCCGCGCCGCCGGCGACCGACAGGGACAGGGCGAAACGGCCCGCCGCATCCGTCCACCACTGGACCAACTCCAGCCCGGCCGAGGCGAGTTCCTTGCGCACGCCCTCCTGA
- the egtD gene encoding L-histidine N(alpha)-methyltransferase, which produces MSDFQLTRTLDEHTAETALRADVARGLTRTPKALPPKWFYDARGSELFEEITRLPEYYPTRAEREILLERAQEIASASGARTLVELGSGSSEKTRHLIEAMPALDTYIPVDVSESALAGAARTLLEEHPGLRVHALLADFTRALRLPASPGPRLVVFLGGTIGNLLPPERAVFLASVRAMLSPGDTLLIGTDLVKDEAVLVAAYDDAQGVTAEFNQNVLAVINRELGADFHTADFAHVAVWNREQEWIEMRLRARSDLLVKIRALDLVVPFTAGEEILTEVSAKFRQEGVRKELASAGLELVQWWTDAAGRFALSLSVAGGAER; this is translated from the coding sequence GTGAGTGACTTCCAGTTGACCCGGACCCTCGACGAGCACACCGCGGAGACGGCGCTGCGCGCGGACGTGGCTCGCGGGCTGACGCGGACGCCGAAGGCGCTGCCGCCGAAGTGGTTCTACGACGCGCGGGGCAGTGAACTCTTCGAGGAGATCACCCGGTTGCCCGAGTACTACCCGACGCGGGCGGAGCGGGAGATCCTGCTGGAGCGGGCCCAGGAGATCGCTTCGGCGAGCGGGGCGCGGACCCTGGTGGAGCTCGGTTCCGGCTCCTCGGAGAAGACCCGGCACCTGATCGAGGCGATGCCCGCGCTGGACACCTACATCCCGGTCGACGTGAGCGAGAGCGCGCTGGCCGGAGCCGCCCGGACGCTCCTGGAGGAGCATCCGGGGCTGCGGGTGCACGCCCTGCTGGCCGACTTCACGCGCGCCCTGCGGCTGCCCGCGTCACCGGGGCCGCGGCTGGTGGTGTTCCTGGGCGGCACGATCGGGAACCTGCTGCCGCCGGAGCGGGCGGTGTTCCTGGCGTCCGTACGGGCGATGCTCTCGCCCGGGGACACGCTGCTGATCGGCACGGACCTGGTCAAGGACGAGGCGGTGCTGGTGGCGGCGTACGACGACGCCCAGGGGGTGACGGCCGAGTTCAACCAGAACGTACTGGCGGTGATCAACAGGGAGTTGGGGGCGGACTTCCACACCGCCGACTTCGCGCACGTCGCGGTGTGGAACCGGGAGCAGGAGTGGATCGAGATGCGGCTGCGGGCCAGGTCGGATCTGCTGGTGAAGATCCGCGCCCTGGACCTGGTGGTGCCGTTCACCGCGGGTGAGGAGATCCTGACAGAGGTGTCCGCGAAGTTCCGTCAGGAGGGCGTGCGCAAGGAACTCGCCTCGGCCGGGCTGGAGTTGGTCCAGTGGTGGACGGATGCGGCGGGCCGTTTCGCCCTGTCCCTGTCGGTCGCCGGCGGCGCGGAGCGCTGA
- the egtC gene encoding ergothioneine biosynthesis protein EgtC has translation MCRHLAYLGPVVALGRLLSEPEHSLVHQSWEPRRQRSGTVNADGFGVGWYAEEDPVPARYRRAGPIWSDLTFADLARVVRSEAALAAVRDATRPGADGEAAAAPFADGPWLFSHNGAIRDWPHAAAPLALGLPPVELLQLASRTDSALVWALVLHRLRAGADLGEALADTVVEVASAAPGSRLNLLLTDGAAIAATAWGDSLWYLADPETERMVVASEPYDRDSRWCEVPDRTLLTATRTRVELTPLKETPMGEKERA, from the coding sequence ATGTGCCGTCATCTCGCCTACTTGGGCCCGGTGGTGGCACTAGGCCGGCTGCTGAGCGAACCGGAGCACTCGCTGGTGCACCAGTCCTGGGAGCCGCGCCGCCAGCGCAGCGGCACCGTCAACGCCGACGGCTTCGGCGTCGGCTGGTACGCGGAGGAGGACCCGGTCCCCGCGCGCTACCGCCGGGCCGGGCCGATCTGGTCCGACCTGACCTTCGCCGACCTCGCCCGCGTGGTGCGCAGCGAGGCCGCGCTGGCGGCCGTACGCGATGCCACCCGGCCAGGGGCCGACGGGGAGGCCGCGGCGGCGCCGTTCGCGGACGGGCCCTGGCTGTTCAGCCACAACGGGGCGATACGCGACTGGCCGCACGCGGCGGCCCCGCTGGCGCTCGGCCTGCCGCCCGTGGAGCTGCTCCAGCTGGCCTCGCGCACCGATTCGGCGCTGGTCTGGGCGCTGGTCCTGCACCGGCTGCGGGCCGGAGCGGACCTGGGCGAGGCGCTGGCCGACACGGTCGTGGAGGTGGCCTCGGCCGCTCCGGGCTCGCGGCTGAACCTGCTGCTGACGGACGGGGCGGCCATCGCCGCGACGGCCTGGGGCGATTCGCTGTGGTACCTGGCGGATCCGGAGACGGAGCGCATGGTGGTGGCGTCGGAGCCGTACGACCGCGACTCCCGCTGGTGCGAGGTGCCCGACCGGACCCTGCTGACCGCCACCCGTACCCGGGTCGAGCTGACCCCCCTCAAGGAGACCCCGATGGGGGAGAAGGAGCGAGCGTGA
- the egtB gene encoding ergothioneine biosynthesis protein EgtB, with the protein MTTGADPGPRERAAAALIAARARTAALTDPVTDRDLAAQHSPLMSPLVWDLAHIGNQEELWLLGRVAGRESMRPEINPLYDAFQHPRSERPQLPLLGPAEARRYAAEVRGRVLDLLESTPLEGSALLDEGFAFGMIAQHEQQHDETMLITHQLRRGEAVLSAPEPDPPYEPPRTAEVLVPGGPFTMGTSAEPWSLDNERPAHTRDTEPFWIDTVPVTNAAYQAFIADGGYREPRWWAPAGWDQIREHGIGAPLFWRREAGQWLRRRFGVTEPVPDEEPVLHVSWYEADAYARWAGRRLPTETEWEKAARHDPATGRSRRYPWGDADPDPLHANLGQRHLRPARAGSYPAGASPLGVRQLIGDVWEWTASDFLPYPGFRAFPYREYSEVFFGPEHKVLRGGSFAVDPVACRGTFRNWDLPVRRQIFSGFRTARDA; encoded by the coding sequence ATGACCACCGGAGCCGACCCCGGCCCGCGCGAGCGGGCGGCCGCCGCGCTGATCGCCGCGCGGGCCCGCACGGCCGCGCTCACCGACCCGGTGACCGACCGGGACCTGGCCGCCCAGCACTCCCCCCTGATGTCCCCGCTGGTCTGGGACCTGGCTCACATCGGGAACCAGGAGGAGCTGTGGCTGCTCGGCCGCGTCGCCGGACGCGAGTCGATGCGCCCCGAGATCAACCCCCTCTACGACGCGTTCCAGCACCCCCGCTCCGAGCGGCCGCAGCTGCCGCTGCTGGGGCCGGCCGAAGCCCGCCGGTACGCGGCCGAGGTGCGCGGCCGGGTCCTCGACCTGCTGGAGAGCACCCCGCTGGAGGGCAGCGCACTCCTCGACGAGGGCTTCGCCTTCGGGATGATCGCCCAGCACGAGCAGCAGCACGACGAGACGATGCTGATCACCCACCAGCTCCGGCGGGGCGAGGCCGTGCTGTCGGCCCCGGAGCCCGATCCCCCGTACGAGCCGCCCCGGACGGCCGAAGTCCTGGTGCCGGGCGGTCCGTTCACCATGGGGACTTCCGCCGAGCCCTGGTCGCTGGACAACGAGCGGCCCGCGCACACCCGGGACACGGAGCCTTTCTGGATCGACACGGTGCCGGTGACGAACGCCGCGTACCAGGCGTTCATCGCGGACGGCGGCTACCGCGAGCCCCGCTGGTGGGCTCCGGCCGGCTGGGACCAGATCCGCGAACACGGCATCGGGGCCCCGCTGTTCTGGCGCCGTGAGGCCGGCCAGTGGCTGCGCCGCCGGTTCGGGGTGACCGAGCCCGTTCCCGACGAGGAGCCGGTGCTGCACGTCAGCTGGTACGAGGCGGACGCGTACGCCCGCTGGGCGGGGCGCCGGCTGCCCACCGAGACCGAGTGGGAGAAGGCCGCCCGGCACGACCCCGCCACCGGCCGCTCCCGCCGCTACCCGTGGGGCGACGCGGATCCGGACCCGCTCCACGCCAACCTGGGCCAGCGCCACCTGCGCCCCGCCCGCGCCGGCAGCTACCCCGCCGGGGCCTCGCCGCTCGGGGTGCGCCAGCTGATCGGCGACGTGTGGGAGTGGACGGCGTCCGACTTCCTGCCGTATCCGGGGTTCCGGGCCTTCCCGTACCGCGAGTACTCGGAGGTGTTCTTCGGCCCCGAGCACAAGGTGCTGCGCGGCGGCTCCTTCGCGGTGGACCCGGTGGCCTGCCGGGGCACCTTCCGCAACTGGGACCTTCCGGTGCGCCGGCAGATCTTCTCGGGCTTCCGCACCGCGAGGGACGCCTGA